A stretch of the Lineus longissimus chromosome 10, tnLinLong1.2, whole genome shotgun sequence genome encodes the following:
- the LOC135495123 gene encoding probable ubiquitin carboxyl-terminal hydrolase FAF-X isoform X1 has product MTIAMRGSQNTTDSPPDGTQPPTSPQQGNLQQQPTQGAGGQPQTTQPMPQATQPQSPTTANTPNQPIQHDETGEIETEVDIPVDNQSITFPTEELDKLDEMINRPRWVVPVLPKGELEVLLDAAIDLCKRGVDTKSKPCQRFFAEGLTISFTKILTDEAVSGWKYEIHRCIMKNAERLIELCATKLSQDWYPLIDLLAMVLNPSSKFHCYNGTRQSESVPSNSQLAEDELFARPPDPRTPRGWLVDLVNRFGQLEGFQILLDRFRAGSLNVQVIAALVRPFGFCYEVLTPHTVRKYFMPIVDIVPKFLEGLTDDELKKESKTEAKNDALSGIIKALKCLVSRISGQEEIIKKLEIFRLEMILRLLQISSFNGKMNALNEVNKVITSVSYYTHRHSQIEEDEWLTAEKMAEWVQQNNVLAIVLRDSLHQPQYVEKLEKIIRFMIKEKALTLNDLDRIWEAQSGKHEAIVKNVHDLLAKLAWDFSPEQLDHLFECFQGSWTHASKKQREKLLELIRRLAEDDKEGVMAHKVLGLLWNLAHSEDVPTEIMDQALNAHIKILDYSCSQDRDAQKMQWINRFVEELKNDKWVLPALKQIREICQLFNEAPQNFTPASRSPLPYYRNNVINQLQTSHSIVMLVAQNLSAYMNNARLHAKEFPEEEPGNILPDGRFNHIQQVQERLKFLRFLLKDGQLWLCEPQAKQLWNCLAENAIYVTDREACFRWFSKVCGKLMGEEPDLDPEITREFFENNILQLDPSLLTENGMTCFERFFKAVNTKEGKLRAKRRGGYMMDDLELIGLDYLWRVVLWSPDDVAEKAITLLKDIYTNLGPRLQSNQVHIHQDFIQSCVDRLKASYDTISVLEKDKDSVNRVHQETSRMIRVMTVLREYVAECDDAYGEERAILPLSRACRGKHVTLLVRFPNQGRQMEDIDIWSHTNDTIGAVRRQILHRVKANNSNLKVDLYINGEILDPNDDRRLISMVPIRDKTLISAKLCQIGSNMPSSPDSSSDSSTGSPHHHFDGPNIEAENCLPGVLMSIEARYAQFLFQMADLGCQLKLAKLRDTARLLLKLMPSDTHVIERLRAMCLDLSKRGEQSLSPTLESLYFATSASQVLYNLEVTYALLMPALNPLSEEAFDFQRNFLKSGGVQVVLNMLTKSTFMSNADSQTRRSAFHIILKIGKLLLTTVGHATVQVVAEACHSDATSPPISATAHNHAVVLQQALQHVPNPSAECMTRNVAMRLGQHLGDKITGVNPDLVCVKSVQKIAWSASSGNLQLMHSSSEEIHKAHEKGGNSAKQPDTEDINVCREALEVLSIALALCPAALEALNKDKSWQCFIIDLLLLCKSRAVRVSATDQFHLMATKCTGGGRPLIFFITLLFTVLASTAKDQAKQSHEYFQLLCRLLNYACASQTILPNAEVLLNNQITWLKRVRDSVLSTGEMTVEEALLEGYLGVTRELLAFQSAEKKYHIGSEKGGTNLIKELVEDFIFPASKIVIQCRKIQGNDLPDDQAIPVCSTSPTIIAAFELLVALCSGCVQNLRCLSDMIMEMYYSAGNEITLNEWEYLPPVGPRPHKGFVGLKNAGATCYMNSVLQQLFMIEPVRHSILSIEGAADDIEEEVSGDEKAENETNIDTGDEERKDEEKPVVTKQEERKDYNLGVLKHIQMIFGHLMCSKLQYYVPKGFWKHFKLWGEPVNLREQHDALEFFNSLVDSLDEAMKSLGHTPAISKVLGGTFADQKICKGCPHRYSREESFTTLNIDIRNQQNLLESLEQYVKGDLLEGANAYMCEKCGKKVDTVKRMCIKRLPPMLAIQLKRFDYDWERECAVKFNDYFEFPRELEMEPYTVQGLAKIEGEVIADDNEEIEELSKMCSKYKLVGVVVHSGQASGGHYYSYILHRIADTWKWYKFDDGEVSECKMEDEEEMKNQCFGGEYVGEVFDHMLKRMSYRRQKRWWNAYILIYERLDAQDQEARLSKSLQDLTIVAKTPQPVVPKMPASIERCVRKQNIQFSHNKNQFSPEYFQFTKKLLMCNSAYVTLQPGLDKLSDEAEELAMISVKLAAKFLFNVGFHTKKSLRGAANEWYDALSLHLRHSKNTRRWLAQHVLFEHPVRFSEYLLECPSSEVRSAFVKVIVFLAHFSLQDGPCPPPLVPGLYGAGQTPDPNATLSDHLLVAVLNLLKKEVSEHGRHLTQYFHLFLMYSNLGVTEKNQLLKLNVPATFMLVALDEGPGPPIRYQYAELGKLYAVVAQLARCCDVSMRCQSSVAGQAPLPNPHGDPNCPQPVMPIQSQVADILFGRTSYVKKLIEDCNNTEETTKLLRFCSWENPHFSSTVLSELLWQVAYSYTYELRPYLDLLLQMLLLEDSWQNHRIHNALKGEGIPDDRDGLFDTIQRSKNHYQKRAYQCIKMMVNLFTHCAPAAQMLQSNGDLKRKWTWAVEWLHDELERRHYSSNTQYAYNNWSPPAQSNETSNGYFLERSHSARVTLAKAVELCPEEEQEDTELADEQGESPQPPPDGESANYPAGQQPPTQGQQPPPAAAAPSTTQPAQSTQRAHPVQNNHVQTYGQQHAPAPPNQITNQLNQTRVNTATENSDNGEEETSHGNSPTETS; this is encoded by the exons ATGACAATTGCAATGAGAGGGAGTCAAAACACCACGGACTCCCCTCCAGATGGCACGCAGCCTCCGACCTCGCCTCAGCAGGGAAATCTACAGCAGCAGCCTACCCAGGGTGCTGGTGGACAACCTCAGACGACGCAGCCAATGCCTCAAGCCACTCAACCTCAATCTCCAACA ACTGCAAACACGCCAAATCAGCCTATTCAGCATGACGAAACTGGAGAGATTGAAACTGAGGTTGACATACCTGTTGACAATCAGAGTATCACCTTCCCGACAGAGGAACTTGATAAGTTGGACGAGATGATCAACAGGCCGCGATGGGTTGTTCCAGTCCTACCCAAGGGAGAGTTGGAGGTTTTGCTCGATGCTGCCATTGATCTTTGTAAACGAG GTGTTGACACAAAGAGTAAGCCTTGTCAGCGGTTCTTTGCCGAGGGTCTGACCATCTCCTTCACAAAGATACTAACGGATGAAGCGGTATCGGGATGGAAGtatgagatacat AGATGCATTATGAAGAATGCAGAACGACTGATTGAACTGTGCGCTACCAAACTCTCCCAAGATTGGTACCCCCTGATAGACTTACTTGCCATGGTTCTCAACCCTTCCTCAAA ATTCCATTGCTACAACGGAACTCGTCAGTCCGAGTCGGTTCCATCCAACTCCCAACTCGCTGAAGATGAGCTGTTTGCCCGGCCGCCCGACCCAAGAACACCAAGG GGTTGGTTAGTGGATCTTGTGAATCGCTTCGGCCAGCTGGAGGGATTCCAGATCCTGTTGGACCGCTTCAGGGCGGGTAGCTTGAACGTCCAAGTGATAGCGGCACTGGTCAGACCGTTTGGTTTCTGCTATGAGGTTCTCACACCACATACAGTTAGGAAGTACTTCATGCCCATTGTG GATATTGTCCCAAAGTTTCTTGAAGGTCTTACCGATGATGAGCTAAAGAAGGAATCAAAGACTGAAGCGAAGAATGATGCGCTGTCTGGTATAATCAAGGCCTTGAAGTGTCTCGTCTCCCGCATCAGTGGGCAAGAGGAAATCATCAAGAAACTGGAGATTTTCAGACTCGAAATGATACTGAG GCTCCTGCAAATCTCCTCGTTCAATGGCAAGATGAATGCCCTGAATGAAGTGAACAAGGTGATCACAAGTGTGTCCTACTACACCCACCGCCACAGCCAGATCGAGGAGGACGAATGGCTCACCGCTGAGAAGATGGCG GAATGGGTCCAACAGAACAATGTGCTAGCAATCGTGCTAAGGGATAGTCTCCACCAGCCTCAGTATGTGGAAAAACTGGAGAAAATCATACGATTTATGATCAAGGAGAAGGCGCTGACGCTAAATGACCTTGATAGGATCTGGGAGGCGCAGTCAGGCAAGCATGAGGCGATTGTGAAGAACGTTCATGACCTGTTGGCCAAGTTGGCCTGGGATTTCTCACCTGAGCAGCTGGACCATCTCTTCGAGTGTTTCCAG GGGAGTTGGACACATGCGAGTAAGAAGCAGCGTGAGAAGTTATTGGAGTTGATCCGCCGGCTTGCTGAGGATGACAAGGAAGGTGTGATGGCACACAAGGTGTTGGGGCTTCTCTGGAACCTTGCCCATAGTGAGGACGTGCCCACAGAAATCATGGACCAGGCCCTGAATGCTCATATCAAGATTCTGGACTACAGCTGCTCACAG GATCGTGATGCCCAGAAGATGCAGTGGATCAACCGGTTCGTGGAGGAACTCAAGAATGACAAGTGGGTGCTACCAGCCCTCAAACAAATACGAGAGATTTGTCAACTATTCAATGAG GCCCCACAGAACTTCACCCCGGCCAGTCGTTCTCCACTGCCCTACTATCGCAATAACGTCATCAACCAACTGCAGACCTCACACTCGATCGTGATGCTGGTTGCTCAGAATCTCTCTGCCTACATGAACAATGCCCGCCTCCACGCTAAGGAGTTCCCGGAGGAAGAGCCAGGGAATATATTGCCAGATGGGAGGTTCAATCATATACAGCAGGTCCAGGAGAGATTGAAATTTCTAAG ATTTTTGCTGAAAGATGGACAGCTCTGGTTGTGCGAGCCTCAGGCAAAACAGCTTTGGAACTGCTTGGCGGAGAATGCTATCTACGTGACGGACAGGGAAGCTTGCTTTAGGTGGTTCTCTAAGGTATGTGGAAAA CTAATGGGAGAAGAACCGGACCTGGATCCAGAAATCACACGTGAATTCTTCGAGAACAACATCTTGCAACTCGACCCATCCCTTCTGACAGAAAACGGCATGACGTGCTTCGAACGCTTCTTCAAAGCCGTGAATACGAAGGAGGGGAAGCTCCGGGCCAAGCGGCGTGGGGGGTACATGATGGACGATCTGGAACTGATCGGCTTGGATTACCTGTGGCGAGTTGTGCTGTGGAGTCCTGACGATGTGGCAGAGAAGGCTATCACCCTCCTCAAGGATATCTATACTAACTTGGGACCAAGATTACAGTCGAATCAG GTTCACATCCATCAGGATTTCATCCAGTCTTGCGTTGATCGTCTGAAGGCGTCCTACGATACGATCTCCGTTCTAGAGAAGGACAAGGATAGTGTGAATCGCGTCCACCAGGAGACATCACGGATGATACGAGTCATGACGGTGCTGCGTGAGTACGTCGCCGAGTGTGACGACGCCTATGGAGAGGAGCGGGCCATTCTGCCGTTGAGTCGAGCGTGTCGGGGAAAACATGTGACATTACTTGTAAGGTTTCCAAACCAGGGCCGTCAGATGGAGGACATTGATATCTGGTCTCATACGAATGATACTATCGGGGCTGTAAGGAGGCAGATCCTGCATAG GGTGAAAGCCAACAACAGCAACCTAAAGGTAGACCTGTACATTAATGGAGAAATCCTGGACCCCAACGATGACAGACGTCTGATCTCAATGGTTCCTATCAGAGACAAAACT CTGATCTCTGCCAAGCTTTGCCAAATAGGTAGTAACATGCCGTCAAGTCCAGACAGTAGTTCCGACAGCTCCACTGGATCACCGCATCATCACTTCGACGGACCAAACATCGAGGCCGAGAACTGTCTACCCGGTGTCCTCATGTCGATTGAAGCTAGATACGCCCAGTTCTTATTCCAGATGGCAGATTTAGGATGCCAGTTAAAATTAGCAAAACTTAGGGATACAGCTAGGCTGCTACTTAAGCTGATGCCATCCG atactcatgtgatagagcgACTACGAGCCATGTGTTTAGACTTATCAAAGCGAGGAGAACAGTCGTTATCGCCCACCTTAGAATCACTCTACTTTGCGACATCAGCGTCACAGGTTCTTTATAACTTGGAG GTGACCTACGCTCTGCTAATGCCCGCACTTAACCCCTTATCTGAAGAAGCCTTTGATTTCCAAAGGAACTTTCTGAAGAGCGGTGGTGTGCAAGTTGTGCTAAATATGCTGACGAagagtaccttcatgtcgaatGCTGATTCACAGACAAGAAG ATCGGCATTCCACATCATCCTAAAGATAGGGAAACTTCTCCTGACAACCGTTGGCCATGCTACTGTTCAAGTTGTGGCGGAAGCGTGCCACTCTGATGCTACCTCCCCACCTATATCAGCCACTGCTCATAACCATGCAGTCGTGCTGCAGCAGGCCTTGCAGCATGTGCCCAACCCGAGCGCCGAGTGCATGACTAGGAATGTGGCAATGAGGCTTGGACAACATCTCGGTGATAAG ATCACTGGTGTGAATCCTGACCTTGTGTGTGTGAAGTCGGTGCAGAAGATCGCTTGGTCAGCGTCGAGTGGAAACCTCCAGCTAATGCACTCGTCAAGTGAAGAGATTCATAAGGCACACGAGAAG GGTGGCAACTCTGCCAAGCAGCCAGACACCGAGGACATCAATGTGTGTCGAGAGGCCTTGGAAGTGTTGAGTATTGCTTTGGCGTTGTGTCCGGCTGCGTTGGAGGCGCTCAACAAGGACAAGTCCTGGCAGTGTTTTATCATCGATTTGTTGTTATTGTGTAAAAGCAG GGCTGTGCGGGTATCAGCTACAGACCAGTTCCACTTGATGGCGACTAAGTGTACTGGGGGAGGCAGGCctctcatcttcttcatcacatTACTATTTACAGTGTTGGCT TCCACTGCCAAAGACCAAGCAAAGCAATCCCATGAGTATTTCCAGCTGCTTTGTAGGCTCTTGAATTATGCGTGTGCGAGTCAGACGATATTACCCAATGCTGAAGTACTCCTCAACAACCAGATTACCTGGTTGAAAAGGGTTAGA GATAGTGTGCTAAGTACCGGTGAGATGACAGTTGAGGAGGCTCTTCTTGAAGGCTACCTGGGTGTGAcaagagaattgcttgccttcCAGTCGGCCGAGAAAAAATATCATATAGGGTCAGAGAAGGGAGGCACTAATCTCATTAAG GAGCTAGTTGAAGACTTCATATTCCCTGCGTCCAAGATTGTGATACAGTGTCGAAAGATACAGGGCAACGACCTCCCGGATGATCAAGCCATACCCGTCTGCTCGACCTCACCGACTATCATTGCTGCATTTGAACTATTGGTGGCGCTGTGCTCTGGATGTGTTCAAAACCTACGATGTCTTTCAGATATGATTATGGAAATGTACTATTCCG CAGGCAATGAGATCACCCTGAACGAATGGGAATACTTGCCCCCAGTTGGACCTCGTCCCCACAAAGGATTTGTCGGTCTGAAGAATGCCGGCGCTACGTGCTACATGAACTCTGTGCTACAACAGTTATTCATGATCGAACCGGTTCGACATAGTATTCTATCAATAGAGGGGGCTGCTGACGATATTGAGGAGGAAGTGTCCGGTGATGAGAAGGCAGAAAATGAG ACCAATATTGACACGGGTGACGAGGAGCGCAAAGATGAGGAGAAGCCAGTCGTAACAAAGCAGGAAGAGAGGAAAGATTACAATCTTGGAGTCTTGAAACACATCCAGATGATCTTCGGTCATCTCATGTGTAGTAAACTTCAATACTACGTGCCAAAGGGGTTTTGGAAACATTTCAA ATTGTGGGGTGAGCCAGTGAATCTACGCGAGCAACACGATGCACTAGAATTCTTCAACAGTTTGGTGGACAGTCTGGATGAAGCCATGAAGTCATTAGGTCACACGCCTGCTATATCGAAAGTTCTTGGGGGCACGTTTGCAGATCAGAAAATCTGCAAGGGATGTCCTCATAG GTACTCAAGGGAAGAATCATTCACAACCCTCAACATCGACATACGAAACCAACAGAACTTGTTAGAATCGTTAGAGCAGTACGTCAAAGGGGATCTCCTAGAGGGGGCCAACGCCTACATGTGCGAAAAATGTGGTAAAAAGGTGGACACGGTGAAGAGAATGTGTATCAAACGTCTGCCGCCAATGTTGGCCATACAGTTGAAACGCTTCGACTACGACTGGGAAAGGGAATGTGCGGTGAAGTTCAACGATTACTTTGAGTTTCCTCGAGAACTAGAAATGGAGCCATACACTGTACAGGGTCTTGCCAAAATTGAGG GTGAAGTgatagcagacgacaatgaAGAAATAGAGGAACTTAGTAAAATGTGTAGCAAATACAAATTAGTAGGTGTCGTGGTACACAGTGGCCAAGCTAGCGGTGGACATTACTACTCTTATATCTTACACAG AATCGCTGATACATGGAAGTGGTACAAATTCGACGACGGTGAAGTCTCTGAATGTAAAatggaggacgaggaggagatGAAGAATCAGTGTTTCGGTGGCGAGTATGTCGGTGAAGTCTTTGATCACATGTTGAAGCGAATGTCGTATCGGCGACAGAAACGATGGTGGAATGCGTACATCTTGATCTACGAGCGATTGGACGCTCAGGATCAGGAGGCGAGACTTAGCAAGAGTCTGCAGGATCTTACCATCG TTGCTAAGACCCCTCAACCAGTTGTGCCAAAGATGCCCGCCAGCATCGAGCGATGTGTGAGAAAACAGAACATTCAATTCTCCCACAACAAAAACCAGTTCTCACCGGAATATTTCCAGTTTACCAAGAAGTTATTAATGTGCAATAGTGCTTATGTCACATTACAGCCGGGCCTTGACAAATTG AGTGATGAGGCAGAGGAACTAGCCATGATCAGTGTGAAGCTAGCAGCCAAGTTCCTCTTCAACGTAGGATTCCACACAAAGAAATCACTCAG GGGAGCAGCCAATGAGTGGTACGATGCGCTGAGCCTCCATCTACGCCACAGCAAAAACACAAGGCGTTGGCTTGCCCAGCACGTGCTATTCGAACACCCGGTTCGATTCTCCGAATATCTCTTGGAATGCCCCAGCTCGGAAGTGCGCAGTGCATTTGTCAAGGTCATTGTATTCCTTGCCCATTTCTCTCTCCAAGATGGACCATGTCCCCCACCCCTTGTTCCTGGTCTTTATGGTG CTGGGCAGACACCCGACCCGAATGCAACTCTTAGTGATCATCTCCTGGTAGCAGTGCTCAACCTGTTGAAGAAGGAAGTCTCTGAACATGGACGTCACCTCACACAATATTTCCATTTGTTCCTCATGTATTCCAATCTTGGAGTCACCGAG AAAAACCAACTCCTCAAGTTGAATGTCCCCGCAACATTCATGTTGGTAGCTCTAGATGAGGGTCCGGGACCACCGATTAGGTACCAGTATGCCGAGCTGGGCAAGCTCTATGCTGTGGTAGCGCAGTTAGCAAGATGCTGTGATGTTTCCATGAGGTGCCAGTCGTCTGTGGCG GGCCAAGCGCCTCTCCCCAACCCCCATGGTGATCCAAACTGTCCACAGCCTGTGATGCCGATCCAGTCACAGGTGGCAGATATCCTCTTCGGGAGAACGAGTTATGTCAAGAAGTTGATAGAAGACTGTAACAACACAGAGGAGACCACTAAACTACTGAGG TTCTGCAGCTGGGAGAACCCCCACTTCTCGTCAACAGTGCTAAGTGAGCTCCTGTGGCAGGTGGCCTATTCGTACACGTATGAACTGCGTCCGTACCTTGACCTCCTGCTCCAGATGCTACTCCTCGAAGACTCATGGCAGAACCACAGGATTCATAATGCGCTCAAAGGTGAGG GTATTCCTGATGACCGTGACGGCCTGTTCGACACGATACAGCGCTCCAAGAACCACTACCAAAAGAGGGCGTACCAGTGCATCAAGATGATGGTGAACCTGTTCACGCATTGCGCTCCGGCTGCTCAGATGTTGCAGAGTAACGGTGATCTGAAGAGAAAGTGGACGTGGGCTGTTGAGTGGTTACACGATGAATTGGAGAGG CGCCACTACTCGAGCAACACCCAATATGCATACAACAACTGGTCGCCTCCAGCGCAGTCGAATGAAACTTCCAATGGCTACTTCTTGGAACGATCTCATAGTGCCAGGGTCACACTGGCGAAGGCTGTAGAACTTTGTCCGGAAGAG GAGCAAGAAGACACTGAGCTGGCTGATGAACAAGGGGAGAGCCCTCAACCTCCTCCAGATGGGGAGAGTGCCAACTACCCAGCGGGCCAGCAGCCTCCCACCCAGGGTCAGCAGCCGCCACCAGCAGCCGCTGCACCTTCCACAACACAACCCGCACAATCAACACAGCGAGCTCATCCGGTACAAAACAACCATGTCCAGACGTACGGACAGCAACATGCGCCTGCCCCTCCAAACCAGATCACCAACCAGTTGAATCAGACGCGTGTAAACACGGCAACAGAGAATTCTGATAATGGAGAGGAGGAAACCAGCCATGGCAATAGTCCAACTGAGACCTCATAG